CATTTGAACGAATCTCAGGTGAGATTCTCCGGTCGGTCGAGCACCCGTACGGGCAGGGGCCGCAGCGCTTCCCGCAGGGCGGCGGCCAGTTCGCCGTACTCCGCGCTGCGCGCCGCGCCCGTGCGCATGGCGAGGGCGACGCGGCGGGCCGGGGCGGGTTCGGCGAAGGAGGCGGTGCGGAGCTGGTCGCTGCGGGAGGTCTCGACCCTGACCGCGGTGCGCGGCAGCAGCGTCACCCCGAGCCCGCCGGCGACGAGTTGGACCAGGGTGGCGAGTCCGGCGGCTGTGGTGGTGACGGGGGCGTCCGCGCGTCCGGCCTCACGGCAGATGTCGAGGGCCTGGTCGCGCAGGCAGTGGCCCTCGTCCAGGAGGAGCAGGTTGAGCTCCTTCAGCGCCTCGCGCGCGATGCCCTCGCGCCCGCCGAGCGGATGACCGAGGGGCGTGACGAGAACGAAGTCCTCGTCGAAGAGCGGGAGTTCGACGACCCCGGGCACACCGAGCGGCACAGCGAGCAGGAGCAGGTCGAGGCGGCCGGTGGTGAGGCCGTCGACGAGGCTGGCGGTCTGCTCCTCGTGCACCTGGAGATCGAGGTGCGGATAGCGGTCGTGGACGAGCCGGAGGACGGTGGGCAGGAGGTAGGGCGCGACGGTCGGGATCACACCGAGCCGCAGCACGCCGGTGAAGGGGGCCCGTACCGCCTCGGCCTCCGCCATGAGCGCGCCGACCTCCTCCAGGACCGCTTTCGCGCGCACGGCGAGCCGCTCGCCCGCCGGTGAGAGCAGCACCTTGCGGGTGGTGCGCTCCAGCAGCGTGACCCCGAGGGCCTCCTCCAGCGCCGCGACGGCTCCGGACAGGGCGGGCTGGCTCATGCCGATCGCGGCGGCGGCGTCCCGGAAGTGCAGATGCTCGGCGACGGCGGCGAAGGCACGCAGCTGGGCGAGGCTCGGCTGGCGCCTCTTGGCCCCGACGCTACTCACGGTCACTGATAGCTCCTTTCGATCAACACTCCCAAGTGTAGCGATTTCCGCAATCAATGCACCTTGTGCAAGCATCGCCCCCGTCCAACCCATGGGAAAGGCCCTTCACAAGAGGGCGCTTTCCTCGCTGCAAGGAGAATTCGTGCTCACTGTCGGTGACAAGTTCCCCGCCTTCGAACTGACCGCCTGTGTCTCGCTGGAGAAGGGCAAGGAGTTCGCGACGATCGACCACAAGTCCTACGAGGGCAAGTGGAAGGTCGTGTTCGCATGGCCCGCCGACTTCACGTTCGTGTGCCCGACGGAGATCGCCGCCTTCGGCAAGCTCAACGAGGAGTTCGCCGACCGCGACGCGCAGATCCTCGGCTTCTCCGGCGACTCCGAGTACGTCCACCACGCCTGGCGCAAGGACCACGACGACCTGCGCGAGCTGCCGTTCCCGATGCTGGCCGACACCCGGCGCGAGCTGATGCGCGACCTGGGCATCGAGGGCGAGGACGGCTTCGCCAAGCGCGCGGTGTTCATCGTGGACCAGAACAACGAGATCCAGTTCTCGATGGTGACCGCGGGCTCGGTCGGCCGTAACCCCAAGGAGGTCCTGCGGGTCCTCGACGCGCTCCAGACGGACGAGCTCTGCCCGTGCAACTGGACCAAGGGCGACGAGACCCTGGACGCCGGCAAGCTGCTCGCCGGGGAGTGACCTGAGATGTCCCTCGACTCCCTCAAGTCCCGCATACCGGACTACGCCAAGGACCTGAAGCTCAACCTCGGCTCGGTCATCGGCAATTCGGACCTGCCGGCCCAGCAGCTGTGGGGCACGGTACTGGCGACGGCGATCGCCTCCCGCTCCCCGATCGTGCTGCGCGAGCTGGCGCCGGAGGCGGCGGCGAACCTGTCGCCGGAGGCGTACACGGCGGCCAAGTCCGCCGCCGCGGTGATGGCGATGAACAACGTCTTCTACCGCACCCGCCATCTGCTCTCGGACCACGAGTACGGCACCCTGCGCGCGGGCCTGCGGATGAACGTCATCGGCAACCCCGGCGTCGACAAGGTCGACTTCGAGCTGTGGTCCTTCGCGGTGTCCGCGATCAACGGCTGCGGCATGTGCCTGGACTCCCACGAACAGGTCCTGCGCAAGGCGGGCCTGGACCGGGAGGTCGTCCAGGAGGCGTTCAAGATCGCGTCGGTCGTCCAGGCGGTCAGTGTGACGCTGGAGGCTGAGGCGGTTCTGGCCGAGTAGCGGCGTCCTCGACGGGGTCCGGGGGCGGTGCCCCCGGACCCTGCGCGGGTGCCGCGGCGGGGTGGGCCGCCTCCACCCCCTGGGAGTACGACCGCAGATAGCCGACCACCGTGTTGGTCACCGCCACCAGCGGCACCGCGACGACCGCGCCGCCGATCCCCGCGACCATCCCGCCCGCCGCGACCGACAGCACCACCGCCAGCGGATGCACCCGCACCGCGCGGCCCAGGATGAACGGTTGCAGGATGTGCCCCTCGATCTGCTGCACCGCCAGCACGACCGCGAGGGCCATGACCGCCGTGAACACGCCCTGCGTCACCAGCGCGACCACCACCGCCAGCGCGCCGGAGACCACCGCGCCGACCAGCGGGATGAACGCGAACAGGAAGATGAAGACCGCCAGCGGCACGGCCATCGGCACACCCAGGAAGTAGATGCCGAGGCCGATGAAGATGGCGTCGATCAGGGCCACTATCACCGTGCCGCGCACATAGGCCGTCAGCGTGCGCCACGCCCGCGGACCCGCGCCCGCGACCCCCGGCCGGGCCGCCGCCGGCACCAGCTTCAGCGTCCACTCCCAGATGCGCCGGCCGTCGTACAGCAGGAACAGGGTGGAGAAGAACGTC
This DNA window, taken from Streptomyces sp. NBC_00663, encodes the following:
- a CDS encoding LysR substrate-binding domain-containing protein, yielding MTVSSVGAKRRQPSLAQLRAFAAVAEHLHFRDAAAAIGMSQPALSGAVAALEEALGVTLLERTTRKVLLSPAGERLAVRAKAVLEEVGALMAEAEAVRAPFTGVLRLGVIPTVAPYLLPTVLRLVHDRYPHLDLQVHEEQTASLVDGLTTGRLDLLLLAVPLGVPGVVELPLFDEDFVLVTPLGHPLGGREGIAREALKELNLLLLDEGHCLRDQALDICREAGRADAPVTTTAAGLATLVQLVAGGLGVTLLPRTAVRVETSRSDQLRTASFAEPAPARRVALAMRTGAARSAEYGELAAALREALRPLPVRVLDRPENLT
- a CDS encoding peroxiredoxin; amino-acid sequence: MLTVGDKFPAFELTACVSLEKGKEFATIDHKSYEGKWKVVFAWPADFTFVCPTEIAAFGKLNEEFADRDAQILGFSGDSEYVHHAWRKDHDDLRELPFPMLADTRRELMRDLGIEGEDGFAKRAVFIVDQNNEIQFSMVTAGSVGRNPKEVLRVLDALQTDELCPCNWTKGDETLDAGKLLAGE
- a CDS encoding alkyl hydroperoxide reductase, with product MSLDSLKSRIPDYAKDLKLNLGSVIGNSDLPAQQLWGTVLATAIASRSPIVLRELAPEAAANLSPEAYTAAKSAAAVMAMNNVFYRTRHLLSDHEYGTLRAGLRMNVIGNPGVDKVDFELWSFAVSAINGCGMCLDSHEQVLRKAGLDREVVQEAFKIASVVQAVSVTLEAEAVLAE